The following proteins come from a genomic window of Sorghum bicolor cultivar BTx623 chromosome 3, Sorghum_bicolor_NCBIv3, whole genome shotgun sequence:
- the LOC110433654 gene encoding uncharacterized protein LOC110433654 yields the protein MPPRGRGRGRGVPLNPPATIEQLLAVQTQLMEALVNNQQNHPIGGAPPRDKRGEFLKGHPPVFTHATDPLEADDWLRAVEKQLNIAQCDDRQKVLFASGQLQGEAQTWWESFEYGRPPNAPAITWLKFKENFRSYHIPEGLIELKAEEFRNLKQGSMAVPEYRDKFAQLSRYAPSEVANDADKQRLFLKGLYDGLQLQLMSNEYPNYQTLVNRAIVVDNKRKEMDAKRKRMQGQASGSNTRQRTNQQQGSQQRYQGPPSQWNRGQYPQRNQFQQRPQYQQNQQQGNQQTSRQAWKA from the coding sequence ATGCCGCCAAGAGGTAGAGGACGTGGAAGGGGTGTCCCACTCAACCCACCCGCCACCATTGAACAGCTTCTAGCAGTCCAGACGCAGCTCATGGAAGCCCTGGTGAACAACCAACAGAATCATCCAATCGGAGGAGCACCACCGCGTGATAAGCGGGGTGAATTTTTGAAAGGTCATCCCCCTGTGTTCACACATGCTACTGATCCACTGGAGGCAGATGACTGGCTTCGCGCAGTGGAGAAGCAACTCAACATAGCACAGTGTGATGATAGGCAGAAGGTGTTGTTCGCAtctggacaacttcagggagaagctcagacatggtgggagtcgtttGAGTATGGACGACCTCCCAATGCACCTGCTATCACATGGTTGAAGTTCAAGGAGAACTTTAGGTCCTATCACATACCTGAAGGGTTAATAGAACTGAAGGCCGAGGAGTTCCGGAATTTGAAGCAGGGATCTATGGCAGTTCCAGAGTATAGGGACAAGTTTGCTCAGTTGTCGCGCTATGCTCCCAGTGAGGTGGCTAATGATGCTGATAAACAGCGCCTCTTCTTGAAGGGTTTGTATGATGGGCTCCAACTCCAGCTGATGTCCAATGAATACCCCAACTATCAGACGCTTGTGAACCGTGCCATCGTGGTGGATAACAAGCGTAAGGAGATGGATGCTAAAAGGAAGAGGATGCAGGGACAGGCCTCCGGAAGTAATACTCGTCAACGCACTAACCAGCAGCAAGGCTCTCAGCAAAGGTACCAAGGACCACCTTCGCAGTGGAATCGTGGTCAATACCCCCAGCGTAATCAGTTCCAGCAGCGCCCGCAGTATCAGCAGAATCAGCAGCAGGGAAATCAGCAGACGTCACGCCAGG